A region from the Halobacillus mangrovi genome encodes:
- the cysK gene encoding cysteine synthase A, whose product MRIANNVSELVGQTPMVKLVGSADENSADIYLKLEYMNPGSSVKDRIALSMIEEAEKAGNLKEGDTIIEPTSGNTGIGLAMIAAAKGYKSVLVMPDTMSQERRNLLRAYGAELVLTPGSEGMKGAIKKAAELSDKHGYFLPQQFNNEANPLIHEKTTGPEIVEQMGDQLDAFVAGIGTGGTITGAGKVLKERYPDVKIYAIEPEGSPVLSGGDPGPHKIQGIGAGFVPGILNTEVYDEVVQVSTEDSFAAAREAARKDGILGGISSGAAIHVAKQVAKKLGKGKKVVAIIPSNGERYLSTPLYQFDEE is encoded by the coding sequence ATGAGAATAGCAAATAATGTTAGTGAATTAGTTGGTCAAACCCCTATGGTTAAGCTTGTGGGGAGTGCTGATGAAAACAGTGCAGACATTTACTTAAAACTCGAATACATGAACCCGGGAAGCTCCGTAAAAGACCGTATTGCTTTATCAATGATTGAAGAAGCTGAAAAAGCAGGTAATTTGAAAGAAGGCGACACAATCATTGAACCGACAAGCGGTAACACAGGAATCGGGCTGGCGATGATCGCAGCAGCTAAAGGGTACAAATCTGTACTTGTTATGCCGGATACTATGAGTCAAGAACGCCGGAATCTGTTGAGGGCTTATGGAGCAGAGCTTGTTCTAACACCAGGAAGTGAAGGGATGAAGGGCGCAATTAAGAAAGCTGCCGAGCTTTCTGATAAGCATGGATACTTCTTACCACAGCAATTTAATAATGAAGCTAACCCTCTCATTCACGAAAAAACCACTGGTCCTGAAATTGTCGAACAAATGGGTGATCAATTAGATGCATTTGTCGCTGGAATTGGAACCGGAGGTACGATTACTGGAGCGGGTAAAGTGTTGAAAGAACGTTATCCGGACGTCAAAATCTACGCCATTGAACCTGAGGGCTCACCAGTACTATCCGGGGGAGATCCGGGACCTCATAAAATTCAAGGGATCGGAGCTGGTTTTGTTCCGGGTATCTTGAATACAGAAGTGTATGATGAAGTGGTTCAGGTTTCTACAGAGGATTCCTTTGCTGCAGCGCGTGAGGCTGCTAGAAAAGACGGTATCCTTGGAGGAATCTCCTCAGGAGCAGCAATACATGTGGCTAAACAAGTCGCGAAAAAGTTAGGAAAAGGTAAAAAAGTTGTTGCGATTATCCCAAGTAATGGTGAACGCTATCTTTCCACTCCTCTATATCAATTTGATGAAGAATAA
- the hslO gene encoding Hsp33 family molecular chaperone HslO, with the protein MADYLVRAMAFDGQVRAYAVQSTDTVEEARRRQDTWATTSAALGRTLTISAMMGAMLKGDDKITLKVEGDGPAGAIIADANSKGEVRGYIKNPHVDFDLNDQGKLDVARAVGTSGTLSVVKDLGMKDHFTGQVPLISGEISEDFTYYFANSEQVPSAVGAGVLVDTDYSILASGGFIVQMMPGADEETTSQIEKRLSDMPAISSLVRDGKTPEEILYTVLGEENVQILDSMPVQFKCHCSRERVEVAISSLGDDEIQRMIDEDQGAEAKCHFCNEDYQFDVEQLKELQSNAAE; encoded by the coding sequence ATGGCAGATTATTTAGTACGTGCGATGGCTTTTGACGGACAAGTACGTGCATATGCTGTCCAATCGACAGATACGGTAGAAGAAGCACGTCGCAGGCAAGATACATGGGCTACAACATCTGCAGCTCTAGGACGGACCCTAACAATCAGCGCAATGATGGGGGCGATGTTGAAGGGTGATGATAAAATCACTCTAAAAGTTGAAGGAGATGGACCAGCGGGAGCTATTATCGCTGATGCCAACTCTAAAGGTGAAGTTCGCGGCTATATTAAAAACCCTCATGTTGATTTCGATTTAAATGACCAAGGGAAGCTTGATGTTGCTCGTGCCGTAGGAACCAGTGGTACACTTAGTGTTGTAAAGGACCTTGGAATGAAAGATCACTTCACAGGCCAAGTGCCGCTTATTTCCGGGGAAATTAGTGAAGACTTCACATATTATTTTGCAAACTCTGAACAAGTTCCTTCAGCTGTAGGAGCAGGTGTACTTGTTGATACAGATTATTCTATCCTTGCTTCTGGTGGGTTCATCGTTCAGATGATGCCTGGAGCGGATGAGGAAACAACAAGCCAAATTGAAAAAAGGCTGTCAGATATGCCTGCCATTTCAAGCCTGGTTCGTGATGGTAAAACTCCAGAAGAAATTCTGTACACCGTATTAGGGGAAGAAAATGTTCAAATTCTGGACTCCATGCCTGTTCAATTCAAGTGCCACTGTTCTCGCGAGCGAGTCGAAGTTGCCATTTCAAGTCTTGGCGACGATGAAATTCAGCGCATGATTGATGAGGATCAAGGGGCAGAAGCGAAATGTCATTTCTGTAACGAAGATTATCAGTTTGATGTAGAACAATTAAAAGAACTACAATCAAATGCTGCAGAGTAG
- a CDS encoding type III pantothenate kinase, whose product MNFVLDVGNTNTVLGVFDKGSLQYQWRIKTDRHKTEDEFGMLIKSLFDHEGLRFEDMDGVIISTVVPPIMFALERMSRYYFKKQPMIIGAGKVDHGLAMKYPNPDEIGADRIVNAVGAIDEYKLPLVIIDFGTATTYCYINQNGEYVGGAIAPGINISMEALYAKAAKLPKIEIKGPDNVVGQSTVEAMQSGVFYGYVGQVDEVVRRMKATAEQSPTVIATGGLASLIAGESSTIEHVDPYLTLKGLHKIYQRNKEKNAFKGE is encoded by the coding sequence ATGAATTTTGTTCTTGACGTGGGAAATACCAACACAGTATTAGGTGTTTTTGATAAAGGCTCTTTACAGTACCAATGGAGAATCAAAACAGATCGACATAAAACAGAAGATGAATTTGGAATGCTGATTAAATCTTTATTTGATCATGAAGGCTTAAGGTTTGAAGATATGGATGGAGTAATCATATCAACGGTGGTTCCTCCCATTATGTTTGCACTAGAGCGTATGTCCCGTTATTATTTTAAAAAGCAGCCGATGATAATCGGAGCCGGAAAGGTAGACCACGGGCTGGCTATGAAATACCCAAATCCTGATGAAATTGGTGCAGACCGGATTGTGAACGCAGTAGGAGCCATTGATGAATACAAGCTGCCACTGGTGATCATCGACTTTGGTACAGCGACAACGTATTGTTATATCAACCAAAACGGAGAGTATGTAGGTGGGGCTATTGCTCCTGGTATCAACATCTCCATGGAGGCCCTATATGCGAAGGCAGCTAAGCTTCCGAAAATTGAAATCAAGGGCCCGGATAACGTCGTAGGACAGAGCACGGTCGAAGCCATGCAATCTGGTGTCTTTTACGGGTATGTCGGCCAAGTTGATGAAGTGGTTCGCCGGATGAAGGCCACCGCAGAGCAATCTCCTACGGTGATTGCTACAGGAGGACTGGCATCATTGATCGCTGGTGAGTCTAGTACAATTGAACACGTCGATCCTTACCTCACACTAAAAGGGCTTCATAAAATATATCAACGCAACAAAGAGAAAAATGCTTTTAAAGGAGAATGA